The following coding sequences lie in one Lelliottia jeotgali genomic window:
- a CDS encoding Ferrichrome-iron receptor — protein sequence MTNTPLNKTLLALAIGAVTHSAFAAETSKEDTIVVQSAPASEFKPGGDQLVPAFLDGQVANGGRMGMLGQQSAMDVPFNIISYTAKLVEDQQAKTIADVVANDAGVQSVQGYGNSAESYRIRGLKFDGDDMTFGGLSGVLPRQVVDTQMVDRIEIFKGANSLMNGAASSGVGGMINLEPKHAGDTPQAKIGVDYTSDSQIGTTLDAGRRFGEGDQFGARVNLVHREGEAPVANDRRRTTLLSTGLDYKGDNFRTSVDMGYQKKTFHGSETGVNISAVDFVPTPPKNDRNYSQKWAYSNIENEFGMWRSEYDITDNWTAYTGLGAQHAHEEGLYSGAKLMDKSGKATATRLDTNRISDSMSGMAGIRGNFDTGFVSHKVNVGYSAMTKNEKIAWKMSAAADNPVTNIYHNTGVDKPDSSNFNGSGGNYSDPLTSGRTRTQGWLLSDTLGVLDDKLLFTAGARHQKVVIRGYNKKTGAESDADAFDGSRWMPTYGVVYKPWEELSLYANHTEALQPGKTAPNTATNYGQSTGIVHSKQNEVGVKADFGRVGGSLALFEIKMPSAILDSVTKHYGLDAEQRNRGLELNVFGEPMLGMRLNASATWLQAEMTKTNNGLNQGNKVIGVPNFYAVLGAEYDIKPIDGLTATARVNHSGSQYADLANSKKLDSYTTLDLGMRYRFAVNHNQNQMTVRAGIDNITDENYWASVDDSGTYLFQGEPRTFKVSVGYEF from the coding sequence ATGACCAACACCCCTTTAAATAAAACGCTGCTGGCACTCGCTATCGGCGCGGTTACGCACTCCGCCTTCGCGGCGGAAACCTCCAAAGAAGACACCATTGTGGTGCAATCAGCTCCAGCCAGTGAGTTCAAACCGGGCGGCGATCAGCTGGTTCCGGCTTTTCTCGACGGGCAGGTCGCTAACGGCGGCCGCATGGGAATGCTCGGCCAGCAGAGCGCGATGGATGTGCCGTTCAACATCATCAGCTACACCGCAAAACTGGTTGAAGACCAGCAGGCCAAAACTATTGCTGACGTGGTCGCCAACGATGCGGGCGTGCAATCGGTGCAGGGCTACGGCAACAGCGCCGAAAGCTATCGCATTCGCGGTCTGAAATTCGACGGCGACGACATGACCTTTGGCGGTCTGTCCGGCGTTCTGCCGCGTCAGGTTGTTGATACCCAGATGGTCGATCGCATTGAGATCTTCAAAGGCGCAAACTCCCTGATGAACGGCGCAGCAAGCTCCGGCGTCGGCGGGATGATCAACCTGGAACCCAAACACGCAGGCGACACGCCGCAGGCCAAAATCGGTGTGGATTACACCTCCGATTCGCAAATCGGCACCACTCTGGATGCTGGCCGTCGCTTTGGCGAAGGCGATCAGTTTGGCGCACGCGTGAATCTGGTTCACCGTGAAGGCGAAGCGCCGGTTGCTAACGACCGCCGCCGCACAACGCTGCTCTCCACCGGTCTGGATTACAAAGGCGACAACTTCCGCACCTCTGTCGACATGGGTTATCAGAAGAAAACCTTCCACGGCAGCGAAACGGGTGTGAACATTTCGGCGGTCGATTTTGTGCCGACGCCACCGAAAAACGACCGTAACTACTCGCAGAAATGGGCTTACAGCAATATCGAAAACGAATTCGGTATGTGGCGCAGCGAGTATGACATCACCGATAACTGGACCGCTTACACCGGGCTGGGCGCACAGCACGCCCACGAAGAGGGCTTGTACAGCGGCGCGAAGCTGATGGATAAGAGCGGTAAAGCCACGGCGACGCGTCTGGACACTAACCGCATCAGCGACTCCATGAGCGGCATGGCGGGCATTCGCGGTAATTTCGATACCGGTTTTGTTTCGCACAAAGTCAACGTCGGCTACTCAGCGATGACCAAAAACGAAAAAATCGCCTGGAAGATGTCGGCGGCGGCGGATAACCCAGTCACCAACATCTATCACAACACCGGCGTCGATAAGCCTGACAGCAGCAACTTCAATGGCTCTGGCGGCAATTACAGCGATCCCCTCACCAGCGGCCGCACCCGCACGCAGGGCTGGCTGCTGAGCGACACCCTCGGCGTGCTGGACGACAAACTGCTGTTCACCGCTGGCGCGCGCCATCAAAAAGTGGTGATTCGCGGATACAACAAAAAGACCGGTGCAGAAAGCGACGCCGATGCCTTTGACGGCAGCCGCTGGATGCCAACGTATGGCGTGGTCTACAAACCGTGGGAAGAACTCTCGCTCTACGCCAACCATACGGAAGCGTTGCAGCCGGGTAAAACCGCGCCGAATACGGCTACTAACTACGGTCAGAGCACCGGCATTGTTCACTCTAAGCAGAACGAAGTGGGTGTGAAAGCGGACTTTGGTCGCGTGGGCGGCTCGCTGGCGCTGTTCGAAATCAAAATGCCGTCGGCGATCCTCGATAGCGTCACCAAACACTATGGTCTGGACGCTGAACAGCGTAACCGCGGCCTTGAGTTGAACGTGTTTGGCGAGCCGATGCTGGGAATGCGTCTGAACGCCAGCGCCACCTGGCTGCAGGCGGAGATGACCAAAACCAATAACGGTCTCAATCAGGGTAATAAGGTCATCGGTGTGCCGAACTTCTACGCAGTATTGGGTGCGGAATATGACATCAAACCGATCGACGGCCTGACGGCGACGGCGCGCGTGAATCACTCCGGTTCTCAGTACGCGGATCTGGCGAACAGCAAAAAGCTCGACAGCTACACCACACTGGATCTGGGTATGCGCTATCGCTTCGCGGTGAACCATAACCAGAATCAGATGACCGTGCGTGCCGGTATCGACAACATCACAGACGAAAACTACTGGGCCAGCGTAGACGATTCTGGAACCTACCTGTTCCAGGGCGAGCCGCGCACCTTTAAGGTTTCCGTCGGCTACGAGTTCTAA
- a CDS encoding Phenylalanine-specific permease — MRDASSASDNAVSEGSSEQTPTLQRGLQNRHIQLIALGGAIGTGLFLGIGPAIQMAGPAVLLGYGIAGVIAFLIMRQLGEMVVEEPVSGSFAHFAYKYWGPFAGFLSGWNYWVMFVLVGMAELTAAGIYMQYWLPDVPTWIWAAAFFIIINAVNLVNVRLYGETEFWFALIKVVAIIGMIGFGLWLLFSGHGGERANIDNLWKHGGFLATGWKGLIMSLAVIMFSFGGLELIGITAAEARDPHKSIPKAVNQVVYRILLFYIGSLVVLLALYPWVEVKSDSSPFVMIFHDMNSNLVASALNFVILVASLSVYNSGVYSNSRMLFGLSVQGNAPKFLTRVSRRGVPVNSLLLSGGITSLVVLINYLLPKEAFGLLMALVVATLLLNWIMICLAHLRFRAAMRRKGRETQFKALLYPAGNYLCIAFLGMILVLMCTLDDMRLSALLLPVWVVFLFVAFKLSRRH; from the coding sequence GTGAGAGACGCGTCATCCGCTTCAGACAATGCTGTTTCTGAAGGCTCGTCGGAACAGACACCGACGCTGCAACGTGGTTTGCAAAATCGACATATTCAGTTAATTGCCCTCGGCGGCGCGATTGGTACCGGGCTGTTTCTCGGCATCGGGCCTGCTATCCAAATGGCCGGTCCAGCGGTTCTGCTGGGATACGGCATTGCGGGCGTGATCGCCTTTCTGATCATGCGACAGCTCGGCGAGATGGTCGTCGAAGAGCCGGTATCCGGCTCTTTTGCACACTTTGCCTATAAATACTGGGGTCCGTTTGCGGGCTTTCTTTCTGGCTGGAACTACTGGGTGATGTTTGTGCTGGTCGGTATGGCTGAGCTTACCGCCGCTGGCATTTATATGCAGTACTGGCTGCCGGATGTCCCGACGTGGATCTGGGCCGCCGCCTTCTTCATTATCATCAACGCCGTGAATCTCGTGAACGTCCGTCTGTACGGCGAAACCGAGTTCTGGTTTGCGCTGATCAAAGTGGTGGCGATTATCGGCATGATCGGCTTTGGCCTGTGGCTGCTGTTCTCGGGTCATGGCGGCGAGCGCGCTAACATCGATAACTTGTGGAAACACGGCGGATTCCTGGCGACCGGCTGGAAGGGGCTGATTATGTCCCTGGCGGTGATCATGTTCTCCTTTGGCGGACTGGAGCTGATCGGCATAACGGCGGCTGAAGCGCGCGATCCGCATAAAAGCATTCCGAAAGCGGTCAACCAGGTGGTGTACCGTATTCTGCTGTTTTATATCGGTTCGCTGGTGGTCCTGCTGGCGCTCTATCCGTGGGTCGAAGTCAAATCCGATAGCAGCCCATTCGTGATGATTTTCCACGACATGAACAGCAATCTGGTGGCCTCGGCGCTGAACTTCGTCATTCTGGTGGCGTCACTGTCGGTTTATAACAGCGGCGTTTATTCCAACAGCCGTATGCTGTTTGGCCTTTCCGTGCAGGGCAACGCGCCGAAGTTCTTAACTCGCGTGAGCCGTCGCGGCGTGCCGGTCAATTCGCTGCTGCTGTCCGGGGGGATCACCTCGCTGGTGGTGCTGATCAACTACCTGCTGCCGAAAGAGGCCTTCGGTCTGCTGATGGCGCTGGTGGTGGCAACCCTGCTGCTGAACTGGATTATGATCTGCCTGGCGCATCTGCGTTTTCGCGCGGCGATGCGTCGCAAAGGGCGTGAAACACAGTTTAAAGCGCTGCTCTATCCGGCGGGTAACTACCTGTGTATCGCCTTCCTTGGGATGATCCTGGTGCTGATGTGCACCCTCGACGATATGCGACTGTCAGCGTTGCTGCTGCCGGTGTGGGTGGTGTTTTTATTCGTGGCGTTTAAGTTATCGCGACGTCATTAA
- a CDS encoding pilus assembly protein produces the protein MKHTFRSHFLIMMGMLSLLATGSTLAAVRPEATRAIIYISDKEGSVQMKNDSKDTTYLVQSWLEDLKGSDKNIPIVLTPPLFKIDPNKEARLRLLVMPGSLPTDRETVYWLVMQEIPPAPKVKSNQLVLAVRSRIKVFVRPAGLEGDPKESVTKLHWRTESDGGKRWLVAQNPTPYYVSFSTLTLNGQSVIDKHPMVPAKGEMRYEIPAKAATGSAQLSYSAINDFGGETAIQHASLSN, from the coding sequence ATGAAACACACGTTCCGCTCACACTTTCTCATCATGATGGGAATGCTTTCACTCCTGGCCACTGGAAGTACGTTGGCCGCCGTCAGGCCAGAGGCAACGCGCGCGATTATTTATATCAGCGATAAAGAAGGCAGCGTGCAGATGAAAAATGACAGCAAAGATACCACCTACCTGGTGCAGTCATGGCTCGAGGATTTAAAGGGCAGCGATAAAAATATCCCAATAGTCCTCACTCCCCCGTTATTTAAAATCGATCCAAATAAAGAAGCCCGCCTCAGATTACTGGTAATGCCTGGCTCGCTGCCAACCGATCGGGAAACCGTCTACTGGCTGGTCATGCAGGAGATTCCACCGGCACCAAAAGTGAAAAGTAACCAGCTCGTCCTGGCCGTTCGCTCCCGCATCAAGGTGTTTGTTCGACCTGCGGGTCTGGAAGGAGATCCCAAAGAAAGTGTCACTAAACTTCACTGGAGAACGGAAAGCGATGGGGGTAAACGCTGGCTGGTGGCACAAAACCCAACGCCATATTACGTCAGTTTCTCAACGCTGACGCTCAACGGCCAGAGTGTTATCGACAAACATCCGATGGTCCCTGCAAAAGGCGAAATGCGCTATGAAATTCCGGCCAAGGCTGCAACTGGCTCGGCTCAGTTGAGCTACTCTGCCATTAATGATTTTGGCGGTGAAACAGCCATTCAACATGCGTCGCTCAGCAATTAA